ACTGCTTTACAGGAATAATCAACTGCTAGAATATCACTGTCAGGAGAGTATACTGAATTGCAAAGATTTGAAGTTTTTATGGCCCATTAAAATAGGTACTCAATTGTTATAGAGCAGACCAGACTTGACTTGAACTGTGCCCCCAAGTCAATCAAGCAAAGACTCAGTCAACTCTAGAAGATGGGGCCCAGGAGGTGCCATGGCATGCACACAATAGATTAATAATGTTAGAAACTGTGTTGATTCATATgagataaaaaaggaagagaatccATAGGGTTCTATGAATACTAGGAAGCAAggcagaagttcatcttatttagaaaaagaaggaagaacaaACCGGACAAGGATCTGACCCAACAGATAAACAAAGGAATCTTATTTAACAGGGACTTACAGCCCCTTTTTGGCAGCAGATTTCCCAATCCCTAAGAGCTAGTCTCCCTAATCCCTAAGAACTGACTAGGTTAATAAGCCAAGTGTCTTTTTCATTATTTCAGCTTTTTATTTATACTGTAGATAGAGCAATATAATAATTTTGAGCTTCAGTATGTATCTAGATTCAATGAACCAAATTTGTTTAGTGGCAAGGCAAAGAAGATGGAAAAAGGAAGGACTGTTCAGTTCATGTTACTGTGATATAAGCAGTAACCTAAGCAGGAACAatacaattgatttttttttataacaagTCCTTCTCAGTGTAAGTTTCTACAGTTTTCTATATTTAGATAGGGTAGTCCATCTTGAGTTTGTATAAAGTTATTATATAAGAATTTCTTTACAACTTCTATAAGTTTTCTTGGCCATTGGCAAGAACTTCTTTATACAACTTCAGAGATCCTTGAGGATCATATGACATATATTTGGAACAACTCTTAAATGAATTGCATGGAAATGACTCTTCACCCACCAAAGAAGATCGCTTCTAATGTAagaaattaaatttataaataacCTTATTGAGGGCTAAGTACGGATTACCCCCTGTAGTTAGATACCTTTAGCATTCCGGTTcctacactttaaaaagttacattggcaTCTTTATAATTAAGGAAGTAAAACATCTAAGCTCATTTACCCTAACGCCGTCAGTTTTACTAACGGAAACACtaaaacaaaagacaaaaaggTAATTTTAACGTTCCAGTTGATGATGGCAGACGACAGCACCGCAGGTGGATGAGGAGAGCGGCGACAAGAGGTGAAGGCCACTCTGCATGCGTCGACACCGACACAATTACCGAGCAGCGAAAGGATCGTGGACGAGACGACAGCTCTCCCCACGGCCGTCTGCAACCGATCCAGGAGCTGGAAGAGGAGCGCAGCGGCATCAACCGCGACGGAGGCCATGTCGATGATCCTCCGGCTCCAGCACAAGAAAGTCGAGGTCCAAATGTAGACGTGCTGGTTCAAGCGCTTCGCCAAGGAGAAGATGGCACACAACCATCGAGAGATCGTTGCCCTCAAGGACCTCCTCCTGAAGTATGATGAGACCATTCTCTCCCTCTCCTACAAGGTTAAAAACCTACTGCCACTGTCTCTTTAGCTCCGACATTAGTGTTTCTGATGCCCTTGCATCCGAGCCAGAGTCTCCAGATGAGGCCATCACTATCGATGCCCAATTTGACTTCTCATGTCAACAACCACTGCACGACTAGCAAGAGATCGCCGACATCTCTTGCTGATCGTGTAGTGGTGGCCGGCATAAGAAGTCGAATTGAGCATCGATAGTGGTGACCTCATCTAGAGACTCTGGCTCAAATGCAGGGGCATTAGAAACACCAATGCCGGAGCTGAAGAGGCGATGGCAGTAGGTTTTTGACCTCGTAGGATACGGAGAGAATAGTCTCGTCATCCTTCAGGAGGAGGTACTCGAGGGCGACGATCTCTTGCTGGTCGTGTGCCATCTTCTCCTCGTCGAAGCGCTTGAACTAGTGCGCCTCCATCTAGACCTCGACCTTCTCACGTTGGAGCCAGAGGATCATCGACATGGCCTCTGTCGCGGTTGACGCCGCCGCGCTCCTCTCTTTCTTAACTCCATGCGCAGCTCCTGGATCGATTGCAAGTGGTCGTAGATGGCCTTAGGGAGAGTCGCCACCTCGTCTGCTCCTTTAGCCACTTGGCAATTATGTCGGCGTCGACGCATGGAGAGCGGCCCTCGTCTCTTGCCGTCGCTCTCCTCATGCACAATAACCATCCGCAGCCCCCCAACAATGCCGTCATTCACCACCACCAACTAGAAAGTTAAATTTACCTTTTTGTCGTTTGTTTTCGCTGGTAAATGgacctagatgtttcactttcgtaactataaggatgctaatgtaactttttaaagtctAAGGATCAGGATTCTAAAGATAGTTAACTACAAGggaaatatataattagcctcctTATTGAAGCATCAAGATAAGATTCCTACAGAATAAGATAATACCATAAttacataaataacaaaaattaatataatactgCACTTAAAACATCATGATGATGTGCCCATATGCAAGTGATAAAACTgttgaaatataataaaaaagaaagaagcacGTTCATACTGCACCAAATGTATTTGTTCGGGGACGGAGATGAGCTATGGTTCTCAAAAATTCTCTAGTTGCTCTCTTTTTCTGGATTGGATAAGCTGATGGATCACTTTTCCCTATCTGTGCCAAGAAGGAAACAAGAGAAATGCAAATGAAGCCAACGAAATAGAGAAAGTTAAGCATGAAAATTCTGTTTGCAATTCCAGGTTTAAGGTACCACACCATTCTATAAATCACAAATTTGATCCAGGGATAGAACACACTATCATGCATAACATTTTATGCTTGTTTAAGATGCTGTCAGTAAATCTCAGTATACATGGCAGAAGGTATTCTAACCCTCATGGACATGTGTCAGTACTCAGTAGAAATCTTTCTAAAAATAAATCTTCCTATACTAAGACCCTAAGGCTACCTCAGGATATTTTACCACATGAGAAGAAGCTTTCTAAAAATAAATCCttctataataaataaaaacaccCAGAAAGGAATGATAAGTTCCACATATTAACATGGATACCCACTAAAAAAGGTCTTACTAGGCTAGCAAATACCGGTTTACTTTTTGTCGTTCTTTAACATGGAGTCATTTGTACCACTGAATTTGTACAATCTTTTATATGCTCTGAGAAGTACAACTTCACTCCCTCTTTCCTCTTATTTTTACTTTTGCCTGAAAATAACTGAATGTACAAGCTTGATTTGCCTGCCCAAAATTTTTAAATGAGAAAATCCAGTGCTACAATTACAAGAATTTTAATTACAAGTCTTTGCCTTagctaatattattttaatatttcacaAAAGAAAGCTTTAACATAGGTTCACTTACCAAGATAAGTGTTGCCACCTTTAGCTCCACCTTTTGCTTGGATCCTTGGCTGCTAACTACAGTGCCTTCTATTAGTACAGAAGTCCCAGTTGTGATAAAACCTGATTCCACCTGACAACAAAACCAGAAATATACAACTTTTCCAATATATaagtcaaaagaagaagaataaaacatCTAGCAAGCAGTGCACCTTCAAAATTACTGAACAATATGATTTCAGAACTGcaagataaatgtttggaataaGTTGTTCCATCTAGTCAGCATGAAGACAGTTACTTCCAGGAGTAGTTTAGCCATGACATATGTCAAGGTATAAGTACAAAGGCAACACACGTATTCCTAGTCTCTAATGACACATTGACAATGTCAAGTTTCATTTTCTTTAGCAGGGCCAAGTATACAATTTTTCAGATGGTCTTAATAATTAACAAAAATCACAGGGGAAGACACTCTCCCCCTATTAATTATCCAGAAAAGCACATCCCAGATCATAAGGGACTAATGCAGGACAAATAAAATGGTGACTCGGAAActaaaaattgaaaaataaagtGCACCTGAGAAATTCATCTACGGTCAAAATTTTGACATGGCAATTGATTGCAATGATCAGGATTTTGTATTGCCTTTACAATGTTATTATTTACTAGAATGATGGTATGACATTCAACTTTGTTAAATATTTCTAATTTCTCTCTAAAATAAGTATCAAGAGAATAGTGAATCACAGTAAGAAAGTGTCTCCATTAAAAGTCACCATCTGACATACTTGAGAAATTCTAATTACATAAACCAGGAAATATTAAATTAGAAGAAAATATACCAGATCGTAGCCTTCGGCGTCAGAACTCATCACACATTGCATGTTGGATAAACAGGAACCATCATTTATCTGCAATTAAGGTAAAATGAATTAATACTTGGACCATTGATTCACAAGGAGACAAACAGCATCATGCATTCCCACTAGGTATTATCGGATCATGCATCCATACCAGAATTAGTTTACATTTGATAACAATGTTATATATGTGGAAAAGACTACTTAACAAATCAAACATCAAGACATTGACCGGGCACCCGAAGATGATGCAAGATTGTTGATGTCTGGCTCATGTTATACCATGACAATGGTTGCTTGATTAAGATGGCTATGCAAGGACATATGAAGTCACCGAATAGGCAGGTACTCCATAAGAGAGTGGCAGAAAAGAGGTTCCACTTTTTCTAGTAGCTCGAACAAATATTTCTAATGGTGTTCTTCGGGTCCAAAGAGGACAACTTCGAGAAACAACTCTCTCAAATCAAAAAGCCTAATGGAGTAACGTATTCACCTCAATGAACGTCACCGTGCTCTGAACCCGACAAGTCCGGATCCAGCCCCTGACCACCAGCACCTCCCCCAGCCGGTCCATCCCCTCATCGGGTCCGCCCTTCACGTCGGCGATCCTCAGGCGCTTCCGGAACTCACGGACCTTCTCCCCAGCCTCCGTCGTGGCAACCTTCTCGCAGGCCTCAGCGTCGGCTGAGACCGCCGCGCTACAGAATCGCCTCCATCTGGAGCCAAGAACGTCGGCGGGAGGATCGACAGCGGGAGGGCGGCCGAAGGGCTGCGGCGGAGGGGGCGGATAATTGGGTCGGATGGTTCTTGAATTGGCGGCGGCCGCGATAGGGTTTCCCGGGCGGcgcaggaggaggaggcgggCGGCCGATCGGGGGCGGCGGAGGAGGGAGGACGAGGCGGCAGGGGCGAGGGACGCCGCTGCGGCCATCATCCTTAGATGCTTCGCTCTATGGACCCTGACACGACTCCGCTATCCTCTGCCAGTGGCTCTCCCTCGACTACCCCTCTCTGTGGTTTTATAAGGGCTTCCGGTCCAATTTACTTGGACCGGAGACCGTGCACGGTCTAAATGGAataaatacattatatatatataacacataaATCTTTATTGAGATTATTATTATGCTCATTGGGAAAGATTATTTTTGATGCAATATTACGCTGACTTCATGTTCATTGTCATTGTGAGCTTTTCATTGGTTCTCTTCTTGTTTGTGAGCAAATCCCATGAAGCTTCATGAGATCACAAACATCTACTCGTGTTCATTGACATTGCAACCTTTTTCTTGTTCAAAAGATTGTGTGTTCAGAATTTGTTTGTCTTCAACCTTGTTTGACTGTATCATTTGCTTGGATGATTGTTTTGAGACTGCAAGTGTTGTTCATGTATTTGAAGTCCGATTTATTGTGCTATGTTATTGTACGAACATGAAACGTTTATGACATGCTTCACTTCGCTTTCTCCTCCTCCATGACCAGTGTTATGCTGCAGATGGCGCCGGCGCACCACCCAAAGGTCTTCTCTAATAGCAGAGGAAGCCTTTGGGGACCTTCTTGCCGCAGTAGTTGATGAGCAAACTGAGGCTGACGGGGATGTTGAGCTTGAGCCCCAGAACGTTGCCCTTGAGGGCGGTGCACAGGCACACGGCGGCCTCGAGGTCGACGAGACCCTCCAGCAGCGAGCAGCAGGGCTGCTTGGGCGGCGTGCCCAGCGTCACGTTGAGCAAGCTGCGGAGGACGTTGGCGCAGATGCCGAGCTTCAGCGCATCCCTCGGGCACTTGGCCCCCGTCAGCGACGGTAGGTTCTGCTCCTGCGGCACCGTCAGCTGGTGGCGCGGCAGAGGGCGAGGCCGATGCTCCGGTGGCTTGCCGTTGCTGGCGGCCGTGGCGAGGTGGGAGAAGAGAAGGTTGAGGGTGAGGAGGAGGGCAACCGACACCGAGAGCTTGGAGGCCATGGCTTCGCGGGGGGGAGCGGAGCGTGGAGAGTGTTGCTAGCTCATGGCACCGCTGGGGTACTATTTATATGTGATGGGGCGTCAGGTGAAGGCCATGCTTGAAGGCCGGTCGTTGAGGGGGCTTGTATGGTTGTGGAAGTGGAGAAGCGCATGCTCGGCAAGTGGATAGGGTGACGACCTGGGAGAAGATGAGACGGCGAAACGCTTTGGAGGTTTGCGTGCCGATGTTTAAAGTCAGCGTTGCTTCGTTGTTGCACTGCTCTGCAGCCATGGGGGATAGATGCAGACTTCATCCATTCCTACCTCCTGTTCTTGAAATCATTAATGCAAACACATTATGTGCATGTACAGTCGTCACAACAGTGAAGTATCAATCAAAAACTGAGAATTCAAGCTGCTAATTACAGACTGCTGTGTTTTCTGGTCAATAGCATATGTAAGAATAGGAAACAGAAAAGCTTGATGTAGTTGCCATTTTGTAGTTCCCATTGATGACAATGCAGCACAGAAGAAAGAGACAACATTTGTGGAACAACAAATGGTTCTCTCATGACTACATATTGGGAAGAAGAACAGAGAAGCAGCAGCGGAGGCATCAACCAAGAAGATCACCATCATCTGGACTCCATCAGTACGTAGAGGGGTTTGCCATTCAACCTTTCGCGGCCCTGCACATAGATGTCACACATTCCACAGTCAATCCAATGCTAGGTAAGAGCTCAGTTCATCTACAAAGCTACTTCAGTTCGATGCGATTACAATCTCATTTAGTATATCAGAAATCTCAGAGAAGGGAATTTGCAGAAATACGTCTATAGATCCTAACATGGTTTATTTCCACTAAGCTTATCTGTAGTTGTATCTACTGATAAATAGATTGGTTAATTCAACATAAAAGCATCCAAAAATAGTTCttgaattttcttcttctttttttgaaaagaaagaaaattctaCCATAAATTGTAAAAAAGCAGGTCAAAACACTGTTATGTGCGGCAATAATATGATATCAGGGTAAAACCAGCATGCCCCTGCAATGTTTTTCTCTAGGATTGcagcaaaaaaaaaagtaactAAAAAGATCAACAGCCTAAAATGGAATTCAACGGTAAAAACAATTGGGAGGAACAAATAAGAACCAAAAACTTGGAGAAGGTACCGATATTTAAAAGCATGGCCATGTTGAAAAGCAATAACATGTCACACACACCTTCAATTCGGGCAGTTCAATAACGCATGCACATTCGACCACCTCAGCCCCAGCCCGCTCTGAGGTTAAGAAGAAAGGAATCAACAACAATAAAAAGAAAACCCAAGTATGGTAAAAGAAGCAATACCGATATGAAAATGAACAAGTGTTCGGCACCGACAAATATCACTACTTCTTACGAAAATTCAGGGTAAATGCATTGTTTATCTTTTGTACCAGACGCTGCAACAGAAAAATGCAAAAGGCTAAGCATTATTCGACACACAATTTTACCTTTGCTAGCATCATCTGCAAATTGGATCTTGGTACAATTAATAAACTAGACTAAAGAGGGTAAGACCACTAAATGCTAGTTAGGAAATATTTCCCACAAAAAACCACAAGGAACAGACATCCAACTATTGTGGATTATGTATATCTTACGGATAGAAATATTGTATCTTAGGCACCATCTGCCAAAAGAACTCCAAATTTATTTGCAAGACTGCAAATAAATTTTTCTACCAAGTTTATCTATTTGTTTAAAAAGATATAGCATTCTCATTGTTTTTATCATTTGTAGTCCACTTGTCATCAAATCTTTACCTCTGTCAATCCATCTAAAAGCTGAAACAGATAGATGGGACAagaattatttatatatgtgctAATTTTTCTAAGGCTGATCAAGGAAATTACAAGATTCAGACATCCTACGAATAGTCCTCTTAATTAGATTATTACGAGAATCTAAATGTTGGTTGTGTTGGTTAGAAATATGATCAGATCAGCATCATTTTGATGTAAAATCAAAATGTGAAAATACTGCAAACATATTGCATAAAACCGAAGTGCGATTGTATTTATGGCTGCATAAAATGAAAACCAGAATTATACTGAATGACAAGGTTAAATATGTAGATAGGACATAAGTAATAAAAACTGTATAATTCTCATTGTACAAACCAAGTAAATTCATAGCAGCCCGAAGGGTTCCTCCAGTTGCTACCAAATCATCAACAACCAAAGCACGATCACAAGGTTGGATTGCCCCGACATGCATTTCAAGACAGTCAGTTCCATATTCCAGAACATACTTTTCCGAAATGACTTCACCTACGCATTTTCATATGGAGAAACTGAGCCAAACCATATAAGAGCTTGGGATAAATTCAATCCATTACCTGATGgacataaattataaattaaaaaaaaacttgagaAGTTTATTTCTGCCATGTAATCCATTTGCAAGAAAGGAGGATGTCATAAATTTGATTTTGTAAGAATGTTATAAATTAACAAtgcctaaataaataaatagcgaGAATGTGATCATGTATGAATGATCTAGCTGCTCCCATACCAAGATAAGTGCAGTTGCATACCTTATCTGTGTCATGGTCCAATCTGGGGCAAATTATTGAACTAGTTTGGATTTAGTTTTAACATAGTATGGTTTATAATGGCAAGAAAACCATTCTGTCAGATAATGGTGTATGAATTCAACAATCAAATTTGAAATCccacaaaaagaaacaaaagaaacacaGATCATTAGAACTAACTATTCCCAAAATCTCATACCCATCAGATCTTGCATTTCATTTCACCATTCTCTTTTTCTACTTCCAAGAAATACCATTGAgctttttatctttttctgtgCACGGGATGCTATATAACTCATTATCTAATACATTAGTTCTTATTAATAGTTTATGAATGGCACAAAAGACATTCCATCAAACATTGGTGTCCTTATACAACAATCAAATTTTATCActccaaaaaaataataaatacagAACATTAAcactaaataatattaaaatctctTTTCCATTTAATACATCTTCAATTTTGTTTAACTATCATCATTTTCTAATCCCAAGAAATGGCATTGAGATTTACTTTTTTTTCTGTTCAAAATATGTTATTTTAACACATTATTACCAAATTTGTAAGCAAAAATGAATTCAAACAGATGCATTTTGTTTAGCTAACACTTCACATGTATTTCACTTGTCAAAACTGATGgtaaaatatgtttgattaatTGAGAGAATGAAGTACCTGGTAATTTTCTTGGCTTTCTCAAAGGAACAAATTTTGCTCCAATCGCTAAAGCAATTGGTGGACCAAAAATAAAGCCTCTGGCTTCAATTCCTGTCAAAATGGAGAAAACCTTCCATCACAATGACACCAGAAAAGTGTAAAATTTACCAATCAGATGTCCTACATACAATGAAAAATCAAATAGCTTGTATCAAAATCCAacagaatgcttaaaaaaataaaacaaaaaatatagtAAAGGAAAAGCAATTAGATGTTAAGTCAACAATGATTAAATCTAAAAGTCGCCCTTTGCAATCTTCCGTTGAAGCAAATCTATCATTAAACAAGCAAAAGACCCCACAATGTACAAGACAAAGACCAAAGGCATAGATCAAAGAGGTCAAAAATAGGTAAATCAAGATATAAATATATAGCAAATTAGAAAATCTTTTAACACTGTTAAAAGTTACAAAAATTAATGGCAATTTCGGTAGTAATACAATTGAACAAGTTATTATGTAACTTGCTGCTGTGTAACCCATAAGAAAGGGTATACATACTATGATACTAATACAATTGAACAAGTTATTATATAAAAGTCCTACCCAGCCAAGTTATTTTTACTTTTATTTACCTGCATCAGTGGTTAACACATTAAATGAAATCTTAACCAGTGCTTAACATACCATCCGAAACAGTATGACCTATACCAATTCGTCCATGGACAAATACCACCGGCCATCATGATATGGACACCCATGGTCTCGACCACAAAGTTTCATATCTTCTTCAAAAGTGCATAAAACACCAAATTCAAGCCAGTCTTAACCACATAAAGTTACGCCCATACATGGCCTTAACCACAAAGTTACATATCATGTTCAAAAGTGCACAGAACATAAAATTCAAGCCAGTCATATCCAGTCATTTATAAGCTATTTTCTATTAGATAAACAAACCTGACAAAAGCAGTTCCACCAGTGTGACCTGATTATGTCATAATCAACATTTGCTATACCGCCCAAAAACAGTATCGTACGGGAGGTACATACTAGTCCGGGCGAGGGTCAATACAGGGACCACCTCCTTTCAAATGGTcctattaaattaattaaaaattcaaaGAAATGATGGGGCCCCTGTCCAAATTAgtgttaaaaagaaaaaaaaaaaagaaaattaaggcTCGCGAACAAGAGCCCTCTTATCGCATAAGATGTGGCTGCCTCGTCGTTGCGACTTCGCCATCACATAAGATGTCATCATCTCGTTATCACAAACACGAGCCTTCCTCACACAAAAGTAGCCACCGCCTCATCATCACCATTGCCGCTGCCACTTCAACAATACTGTTGCCTCACCACTGCTGCTTTACCGCTACCACTaatctttctctcctctcctttcttcttcttcttcctctttttccctcttctttcctccttcctcctatgttcctccaccaccccttcctctccttcctcttttttgtcCTTGCCGAATCTCTAGATGCACCAGTATAGACCAGTATGTACCATTCCATCAAATTGTCAAAACAAGTCTGGTACCCAAAAAGGCAATCCTTGGTCATAACATTATATATTTGCACAAGAAAAAAGATCGATTGtcaaaatttcatatatattttgtAACATCAAGACATGAATGTACAATACATTAAATAACTAGCAATATGTTTTGTAATTTATCTGTTAACTTTGATATTTATAATAGTCGATCAATTAAAACATTAAATATGCTTAAGAAAGCATGAATCACACTAGTGGGATTAAATGAGGTTATCAGATTAGCAGTGCACAAAATGAAACAATAAAAGGAAAATATCTATCATTAGATATATTTAACTAATAGAGGAAAAACTAATAGATATATTTGAAACAATAAAAGGTATTAAATTGCTCTAATTGTATTGAACTCAAATAGGGCTCACTGAAGGAAATTAACTACAAAACCAATCCCAAATAATAGGGGCCTGGTAGAAACTTTATCATTGTTGTTCTCTGATGTGTACAGAAATCTTAATATGTTTCATTTATCAGTTTCATGAAAGGTAAAAGCATAACAGCTCACTAATAATCATGAACAGATGAACATATAAAACCTCATCAAAATTTCATCATACAATGGAGCTCATGTTAAATCTCCATGTCCTGCGACTGCAGACCAATATGAAATAAATTCAGAAACAAAAAAACAAGATTTCAAGGTCGTTTTAAACCAATATACTCCAAATGCATCAAGGAGACAATAAATTCTGTTCATTTCTGCAATCATAGCCATATAAACCAAATCAAAACAGTAAAGGAAAAGCACGTACAGAACAGAGGAACAGAATGTATAGGCCCGTCAAAGCTCAAACAATAGCCATTGTTTCACAAAATTACATCAGAGATTGGACCAATGTTGTCGTCAAGGCGAGGACTTGGAAATAGAGACACTCATGGTAGACCGCGACTTAAATAGTCCATGATAACATGGCCACTGAGAAGGCAATGCAGTCAAAGAATGAGCCCCTACCCACTGCAAAAAGGTACCCAAGGAAACAACAAGCCTTACCTAATTTCTCTAATGGAAATGATGAAACGGAGAAAACGTTTCTGTTCCAAAGTCTACCATACTGTAATTGGTAAAAAGATGAAGGCCCCACAACCGACACGCTCACAATAAGCATCGATGCGAGAAAAGAATGAAGCCGCGAACAATCCACCATAGAGAGAACATGCGCACACACATATATAGGTAACAAAAATCAAAGATTAGAAGGATGCATTTGTCATTACGGAAGAACTCACCAGCCACAACGGAGATATTCTTCCCCGAGTACCGCTCCACGAACAAGTCCACCGTGTTCTTGAACGCTTTTGGATCGAGCAGCAGCGTCGTGATGTCTTGAAACATAATTCCTACGATTTGTTCATGCAACAGTTGCAGTAAGATTaagaaagggagaagaaaaggcAATTGCTCATCAAAATTTGAGCTTGTCGGAAGAAAAGAAGCAGATAACTAAAAAAAGGAGGGATGCGGGGAGGGTTGACGAAAGTATAAGCATCGAAACTCTTGCTTTTGTGGGTTAGGGGGCTGAGAGCAAGAAACATTGGTATCAAAAGTCATATCTTTACGATGAATACAGTTGCaaggaaatcacatacgaagaaaTAGACGAGCATGGATCCAGCGGGAGAGATCGAGCGCGCGAGGGGAGGTGGGCTCGGGGATCTTTTTTCATAAAGATCAGATTATTTTCTCAAGAATCAGTAAAAGAATCAAGAAAAAGCGAAAGGCGAAAGAAAACATGAGAGGAGGAGCGAGCAGAAAACTTTGGAACGACAAAAAGGAGGGACCTTTCTTGGGGAAATCGGGGACGACGCGGATGGAAGCGGCTATTCCTTGGATGCGAGGGTCCTGCTCCTTATCCTCGCCACACGCCATCCCTTCGAGCTCCAATCTCTTATCTCTAAGAGGAACACAGATTCAGAAGACAAGTAAGAGAGACGGCCGAGCAGAAGGCTTAGCGGAGAACAATATATATATAGGCGAGGAGCGGTAGAGTTGTTGATAGGGAAGAAGAAGCGCGCCGCACGAGAAAAAGAGTCGCTTAAAGCAAATGAGAGGGTGGAGGGAATCGTCTCGAGAAGTAAGAAGAGAGATTTGGTTGGGACTTTATACGTGCTCGCCGTGCCTTTTTGttggccttctcctcctcctcgtctctctctctctctctctctctcgcgctaTGCTGTATAGGCCGTAATCGAGAGGGTATCACGAGGGAGATCTccccccgtctctctctctctctctctctcctccctctcctctgtCTCAATCTCTCGCTCTATttccctctctcgctctctctctctctctcagatcaCTCTGTTCGCTCTCCGTTCCAACTTTTCTCGAGGTGAGCACTACCTATTCATTCAAAAGCTCCCGTTTCGGGTCTCGTGATATCGCACTTTGTATTTATTGCCCATAtgttaaatatataaattattgaatgatttttcttaaaataaattatattttaagtattttacAATCGATacctatttttaataataatttaaatttaaaaaatactcaaaccatatcttaaattttttttatatatctatTATAGCATCTTTGAtctgttataatattttgatcatcacaataaaaatattatcagacttatttcaatatattataaataatataaataaaaataaatataatatcaatcaaatatattataaatataaaaatataatattataatgatcTATGAGCAATGATAATTAAATAGGAATGATATGatgtcatttataatatttttaatgatatttattGTACTTTTAGTACTT
This Musa acuminata AAA Group cultivar baxijiao chromosome BXJ1-2, Cavendish_Baxijiao_AAA, whole genome shotgun sequence DNA region includes the following protein-coding sequences:
- the LOC135608997 gene encoding 14 kDa proline-rich protein DC2.15-like, which translates into the protein MASKLSVSVALLLTLNLLFSHLATAASNGKPPEHRPRPLPRHQLTVPQEQNLPSLTGAKCPRDALKLGICANVLRSLLNVTLGTPPKQPCCSLLEGLVDLEAAVCLCTALKGNVLGLKLNIPVSLSLLINYCGKKVPKGFLCY
- the LOC135608971 gene encoding adenine phosphoribosyltransferase 3-like isoform X2, which encodes MACGEDKEQDPRIQGIAASIRVVPDFPKKGIMFQDITTLLLDPKAFKNTVDLFVERYSGKNISVVAGIEARGFIFGPPIALAIGAKFVPLRKPRKLPATGGTLRAAMNLLERAGAEVVECACVIELPELKGRERLNGKPLYVLMESR
- the LOC135608971 gene encoding adenine phosphoribosyltransferase 4-like isoform X1; the encoded protein is MACGEDKEQDPRIQGIAASIRVVPDFPKKGIMFQDITTLLLDPKAFKNTVDLFVERYSGKNISVVAGIEARGFIFGPPIALAIGAKFVPLRKPRKLPGEVISEKYVLEYGTDCLEMHVGAIQPCDRALVVDDLVATGGTLRAAMNLLERAGAEVVECACVIELPELKGRERLNGKPLYVLMESR
- the LOC135608971 gene encoding adenine phosphoribosyltransferase 3-like isoform X3, which produces MACGEDKEQDPRIQGIAASIRVVPDFPKKGIMFQDITTLLLDPKAFKNTVDLFVERYSGKNISVVAGIEARGFIFGPPIALAIGAKFVPLRKPRKLPGNGLNLSQALIWFGSVSPYENA